The Sporomusa termitida genome has a window encoding:
- the sucD gene encoding succinate--CoA ligase subunit alpha, whose product MSILVDSSTRLIVQGITGREGSFHTKRMLEYGTNVVAGVTPGKGGQTVEGIPVFNSVEEAVKETEANAAVLFVPPQRTLDAILEQIAAGVKLVITIAEGVPVKDMRTLYHLNRAHKELMIVGPNSFGVISPGKGKAGFMDHSIYSEGPVGLMSRSATNSYETVNEMTKNGIGQSTCVGVGGDVIPGTSFVKLLPMFEQDEQTKAIVLIGEIGGTDEETAASYIKNHMKKPVIAYIAGRHAPKGKVMGHAGAIVGADGAGSAEAKIDILTAAGVRIADSPAQIVELLKQVL is encoded by the coding sequence GTGAGTATTTTGGTTGATTCGTCAACAAGATTAATCGTGCAGGGTATTACCGGCCGCGAGGGTTCTTTTCACACCAAAAGGATGTTGGAATACGGCACAAATGTAGTTGCCGGCGTTACCCCCGGTAAGGGCGGCCAGACGGTGGAAGGTATACCTGTCTTTAATTCCGTCGAAGAAGCGGTAAAGGAAACAGAGGCCAACGCCGCCGTACTGTTCGTACCGCCGCAGCGGACGCTGGACGCCATTTTGGAACAAATTGCCGCCGGCGTTAAGCTGGTTATTACAATCGCCGAAGGCGTGCCGGTCAAAGATATGCGCACCCTTTATCATCTTAACCGAGCGCATAAGGAGCTAATGATTGTCGGACCCAATTCCTTTGGCGTGATATCGCCGGGAAAAGGCAAGGCGGGGTTCATGGACCACAGCATTTACAGCGAAGGCCCGGTGGGATTAATGTCCCGCAGTGCTACAAACTCCTATGAAACTGTGAATGAAATGACCAAGAACGGGATCGGTCAGTCCACTTGCGTGGGCGTGGGCGGTGACGTAATCCCCGGCACCTCGTTTGTCAAGCTGTTGCCGATGTTCGAACAGGACGAACAAACGAAAGCCATTGTTTTGATTGGCGAGATTGGCGGCACTGATGAAGAGACAGCGGCCAGCTATATAAAAAATCACATGAAAAAACCGGTTATAGCCTATATTGCCGGCAGGCACGCCCCCAAAGGCAAAGTAATGGGGCATGCGGGCGCCATTGTCGGTGCGGATGGCGCGGGCAGCGCCGAAGCCAAAATTGATATCCTGACTGCCGCTGGTGTGCGTATTGCCGACAGCCCGGCTCAGATCGTCGAACTGTTAAAACAAGTATTATAA
- the sucC gene encoding ADP-forming succinate--CoA ligase subunit beta: MKLYEFQGKALFNKGGIKTPEGTVIHSTAEIPDKTYAVSYPAMVKAQVLAGGRGKAGGVKRAMNPQAAAGFTGQLLGADLKDCKIDAILIEECVPFVEEYYLSITLDSASRMPVVIFSKHGGVDIEEVAATQPERIAKVSIDPLIGLQDFYFEAIFRKAELAEPEIKKRIKEVITSLYALFNDYDCMLVEINPLMKLQDGSIIAADAKVDIDDSGVYRHPDLVVWREEMAVGELIKQAKAVNFLYIDCEPDGTVGVISNGSGMIMSCVDWITKQGGKVACALDLGGGATADRVAEGIRILAQNPSVKAILISIFGGITRCDEIAGGIIKAVEKIPVPIVAKLDGTNKEAGMKLLVDANRTDITIGYSIKEAAEKVLKAQN, from the coding sequence ATGAAATTATATGAGTTCCAAGGTAAAGCGCTTTTTAACAAGGGCGGCATTAAAACACCGGAAGGCACTGTAATCCATAGCACTGCCGAAATACCGGATAAAACTTATGCCGTATCCTATCCCGCCATGGTAAAGGCGCAGGTTCTGGCCGGCGGGCGGGGCAAAGCAGGTGGTGTGAAACGGGCCATGAATCCGCAGGCAGCGGCGGGCTTCACCGGACAACTGTTAGGGGCGGATCTCAAGGATTGTAAAATTGACGCCATTCTTATCGAAGAATGTGTTCCTTTTGTGGAAGAGTACTACCTATCAATCACTCTGGACAGCGCCAGCAGAATGCCGGTGGTTATTTTCAGCAAACATGGCGGCGTCGATATTGAAGAGGTGGCTGCAACCCAGCCGGAAAGAATTGCCAAAGTTAGCATTGACCCGCTTATTGGTCTGCAAGACTTCTATTTTGAAGCTATCTTCAGGAAGGCCGAGCTCGCGGAGCCTGAAATTAAGAAACGGATCAAAGAGGTTATAACTTCTCTTTATGCTCTATTTAACGACTATGACTGCATGCTGGTGGAAATTAATCCGCTGATGAAATTGCAGGACGGCAGCATTATTGCGGCCGACGCCAAGGTAGATATTGATGACAGCGGTGTTTACCGTCATCCGGATTTAGTTGTCTGGCGGGAAGAAATGGCTGTCGGCGAGCTGATAAAACAGGCCAAGGCTGTGAACTTCCTGTATATTGATTGCGAGCCGGACGGTACGGTAGGGGTCATCAGTAATGGTTCCGGTATGATTATGTCCTGTGTTGACTGGATTACGAAGCAAGGCGGCAAAGTGGCCTGCGCGCTGGATCTGGGCGGCGGCGCAACGGCTGACAGAGTGGCCGAGGGCATTCGGATACTGGCCCAGAATCCCAGCGTCAAAGCCATCCTGATCAGTATTTTCGGCGGGATAACCCGTTGTGACGAGATCGCCGGCGGCATCATCAAAGCAGTTGAAAAAATTCCTGTTCCGATTGTGGCTAAACTGGATGGCACAAACAAAGAAGCAGGCATGAAACTGCTGGTTGATGCTAACAGAACAGATATTACAATCGGTTATAGCATCAAAGAAGCAGCGGAAAAAGTTCTAAAAGCGCAAAACTGA
- a CDS encoding MFS transporter translates to MGNAGNSVTKKTNVRYVMLAMLFIVTTFNYVDRTTLSIAAPIISKDLGMDAVSMGLAFSAFGWAYTWFQIPGGLVLDKWGSRLVYGWGLLMWSIFTFLQGFSTGFLMLFVLRFLMGLFEAPAFPANSRIAAMWFPVQERGFATAIFSSAQYFALAAFTPLMAWILSSYGWPYVFYFSGLAGILIALIWFKVVRDPHEHKGVNQAELDHIRQGGGLADIGAQKTPVTWANVKVLITNRQMIGIYLAQFCVVTITWFFLTWFPTYLVTVKGMSILKVGIYAAIPAIAGFIGGVLGGTWSDWLLKRGHSLTFSRKFIIVLGLVMSSSIILCNYVESEIVVIAIMSLAFFSKGLGALGWCVVGDTSPKEMVALSGGIFNFCGQMASIATPIVIGYILYATNSFELALVYVGTLALLGALCYLFIVQDIERVVLPGNGNK, encoded by the coding sequence ATGGGAAATGCCGGAAACAGTGTAACGAAAAAAACAAATGTCCGCTATGTCATGTTGGCTATGCTGTTTATAGTCACCACTTTCAATTATGTTGATCGGACAACTCTTTCCATTGCCGCACCTATTATCAGCAAGGATCTGGGAATGGATGCAGTGTCCATGGGATTAGCGTTCTCCGCTTTTGGCTGGGCATACACCTGGTTTCAGATACCCGGCGGCTTGGTATTGGACAAGTGGGGTTCGCGGCTGGTTTATGGCTGGGGATTGTTAATGTGGTCGATCTTTACCTTTTTGCAGGGGTTTTCAACCGGTTTTCTAATGTTATTTGTTTTGCGGTTTCTTATGGGGCTATTTGAGGCACCGGCGTTTCCCGCCAATAGCCGTATTGCGGCGATGTGGTTTCCGGTTCAGGAACGCGGCTTTGCGACGGCAATTTTCAGTTCGGCCCAATATTTTGCACTGGCTGCGTTTACTCCGCTGATGGCCTGGATTCTGTCAAGCTATGGCTGGCCGTATGTATTTTATTTCAGCGGCCTTGCGGGAATTCTGATAGCGCTGATCTGGTTTAAAGTAGTCCGTGACCCTCATGAGCATAAAGGTGTAAATCAGGCAGAGCTTGATCATATCCGTCAAGGCGGCGGCTTAGCGGATATCGGCGCACAAAAAACCCCGGTGACCTGGGCCAACGTTAAGGTGCTGATCACCAACCGGCAGATGATCGGGATATATCTTGCTCAATTCTGTGTGGTTACCATTACCTGGTTCTTTCTGACCTGGTTTCCCACTTATTTGGTCACTGTCAAAGGGATGTCCATTTTAAAAGTGGGTATCTATGCCGCTATTCCAGCTATAGCAGGTTTTATCGGCGGTGTGTTGGGCGGAACCTGGTCGGATTGGCTGCTCAAACGGGGGCATTCCCTTACCTTTTCACGAAAGTTTATCATCGTTTTGGGATTGGTTATGTCCAGCAGTATCATTTTGTGCAACTATGTTGAATCAGAGATCGTGGTTATTGCTATTATGTCACTAGCCTTTTTCTCCAAAGGACTGGGGGCACTAGGCTGGTGTGTAGTAGGTGATACCTCGCCTAAGGAAATGGTGGCATTGAGTGGCGGGATTTTCAATTTTTGTGGTCAGATGGCCAGCATCGCCACGCCGATCGTTATTGGTTATATTTTGTATGCTACGAATTCATTTGAGTTAGCGTTGGTATATGTAGGAACTTTGGCGCTGCTTGGTGCCCTATGCTATCTGTTTATTGTGCAGGACATTGAGCGGGTAGTGCTGCCAGGGAACGGAAATAAATAG
- the larA gene encoding nickel-dependent lactate racemase, whose amino-acid sequence MQKKYTYKYGKGTVNFTVDESLVTDELYIRQCPVLSDPAESVREAIRNPIGCKPLRDIVKTGETVVFLVNDTTRIANSHIFMPILLDELNSAGIPDQDMWIVFALGTHRLMTEEEMVGEVGSSVSQRVRLYNSDCRDAGQFRYFGTTSYGTPVYFNNKVVEADHIICTGSVVHHFFAGFGGGRKAMLPGVAHYETVRKNHSLMLDANAVIGKLDGNPIYHDQVEGTEMCRPSFLLNVVLNEKKEFLKVFAGDYIQAHRECCEFVNGVYGVPVEKEADLVIASCGGYPKDINVYQLQKTMDNAWCAVREGGVVIILGECAEGSGSAIYEKTMQKYTTPEQVEAAVKADFQIGAHKAYAVTRLMKKAHFILVSSMLPELARLLLFTPARDMEEAMELAVNKFNLIQPRIILMPMGSITVPLINKSKCGNTGD is encoded by the coding sequence ATGCAAAAAAAATATACCTACAAGTATGGCAAAGGCACAGTCAACTTTACTGTTGATGAATCGTTGGTAACTGACGAACTATATATCAGGCAGTGTCCGGTTCTGTCTGACCCGGCGGAGTCTGTCAGAGAGGCAATTCGCAACCCGATCGGGTGTAAGCCGCTGCGGGATATCGTCAAGACCGGTGAAACCGTGGTTTTCCTTGTTAATGATACTACCCGGATAGCCAATAGCCACATTTTTATGCCTATATTGCTGGATGAGCTTAACAGCGCGGGGATTCCGGACCAGGATATGTGGATTGTGTTCGCGCTGGGGACGCACCGGCTGATGACCGAAGAAGAGATGGTTGGTGAAGTCGGCAGCTCAGTGTCGCAAAGGGTGAGGCTGTATAACAGTGATTGCCGGGATGCAGGTCAGTTCCGGTATTTTGGGACTACTTCCTATGGGACGCCTGTTTATTTTAACAACAAGGTTGTGGAAGCCGATCACATTATCTGTACAGGCAGTGTGGTACACCACTTTTTTGCCGGTTTCGGCGGCGGTCGCAAAGCCATGCTGCCGGGTGTCGCCCACTACGAAACTGTTCGCAAAAATCATAGCTTGATGCTGGACGCCAATGCCGTGATCGGTAAACTGGACGGCAACCCCATATACCATGACCAGGTGGAAGGAACGGAAATGTGCCGGCCATCCTTCCTGCTTAATGTCGTATTAAACGAAAAAAAAGAGTTTTTAAAAGTGTTTGCCGGTGACTATATTCAGGCGCACCGGGAGTGCTGTGAGTTTGTAAACGGCGTCTATGGGGTTCCCGTGGAGAAAGAGGCTGATTTAGTTATTGCTTCCTGTGGCGGCTATCCTAAGGATATTAATGTATATCAGCTGCAGAAGACCATGGATAATGCCTGGTGCGCGGTGAGGGAGGGCGGCGTGGTGATTATCCTTGGCGAATGTGCAGAAGGCTCCGGTTCGGCAATCTACGAAAAAACTATGCAAAAATATACGACGCCCGAACAGGTGGAAGCCGCTGTTAAAGCTGATTTTCAAATAGGCGCGCATAAGGCCTATGCAGTTACCCGGCTAATGAAAAAAGCGCACTTTATTTTAGTTTCCTCCATGCTGCCGGAGCTTGCCAGACTGCTGCTTTTCACGCCGGCCAGGGACATGGAGGAGGCGATGGAGCTTGCTGTAAATAAATTTAATTTGATACAGCCGCGCATCATTCTGATGCCAATGGGAAGCATCACCGTGCCCTTAATCAATAAAAGCAAGTGCGGCAACACCGGCGATTAG
- a CDS encoding dihydropteroate synthase: MLIIGEKLNSSIPSAAAAIEKRDKAFVQKLALEQVAAGADVIDVNAGTFLTQEVELLAWLVETVQEAVEVPLCIDSPNVLALQAALPLARQKPIVNSISAEEARYQSVIPLIKKAKAGVIALVMDDQGIPSTTEERMVIARRLVERLTQDGVQRDDIYLDVMVQPIGTESTSGKVALETVQCIHRELKGVHITCGLSNVSFGLPKRRLLNQAYAIALTANGMDALFIDPLDEKLMALIHSMNALMGSDEFCCDYLAAYREGKLG; the protein is encoded by the coding sequence TTGCTTATAATTGGAGAAAAGCTGAACAGCAGTATCCCGAGTGCGGCGGCAGCCATTGAAAAACGTGATAAGGCGTTTGTTCAGAAACTGGCTTTAGAGCAGGTTGCGGCTGGGGCTGATGTAATTGACGTCAATGCCGGCACCTTTCTAACACAAGAAGTGGAACTGCTTGCCTGGCTGGTAGAGACAGTCCAGGAAGCGGTCGAGGTTCCTCTTTGCATTGACAGTCCCAATGTACTGGCTTTGCAGGCTGCTTTGCCATTAGCGCGTCAGAAACCTATTGTGAATTCAATTTCAGCAGAGGAAGCCCGCTATCAAAGTGTTATACCGTTAATTAAGAAAGCTAAAGCCGGGGTTATAGCCCTGGTTATGGATGACCAAGGCATTCCGTCTACTACTGAAGAGCGGATGGTCATAGCCCGCCGCTTGGTTGAAAGACTGACGCAGGACGGAGTTCAGCGGGATGACATCTATCTGGATGTTATGGTTCAACCGATAGGAACCGAAAGTACGTCGGGAAAGGTTGCCCTGGAAACTGTTCAGTGCATTCACCGTGAATTAAAGGGGGTTCATATTACTTGCGGATTAAGTAATGTATCATTTGGCTTACCCAAGCGGCGGCTACTAAATCAGGCATATGCGATTGCCCTTACCGCGAACGGGATGGACGCCTTGTTTATTGATCCGCTTGATGAAAAGCTGATGGCCTTAATACACAGTATGAATGCTTTGATGGGAAGCGACGAATTTTGCTGTGATTATTTAGCTGCTTACCGGGAGGGTAAACTGGGATAA
- a CDS encoding DUF401 family protein, protein MIHILVMLVTLGIVVILLQKKVNLGNAMLAGSCFLFLTSSPHWSTLELAAGNLFFSASTWEILFALYLVMCLEYQLRTTGIIDGFMTVSRVLLKSDKVLLPLMPAFLGFLPSLGGAIFSAPLVEAAGKPYSLSQERKTAINYWFRHSWECTNPIIPALLLASNIANVPLGNLIANMLWVTGLWLFIGWFYYIYPLESRVSANSMESPLEQAHSYRYLLLAGGPIIANLIMVIGFKLSPAIAMFLVVAAMTVVLRLPLANITGMLKHAFAYKLLWGVTGILFFQYVLTATGIIGEVAAILQQSGVPVVMVISIVGFTAGLLTGSSQGAVAIAFPLVAAVASQNVSVAVIAYIASFVGHMLSPAHLCLLVTLDYFKADFLRSQRSIVMLSLFLLLVLTIKATV, encoded by the coding sequence ATGATACATATTTTGGTGATGTTGGTGACGTTGGGGATTGTCGTAATTCTCCTGCAGAAAAAAGTTAATCTTGGCAATGCGATGCTAGCCGGTTCCTGTTTTTTATTTCTTACATCGTCACCACACTGGTCAACCTTGGAACTGGCGGCTGGCAATCTGTTTTTCAGCGCAAGCACCTGGGAAATATTATTCGCCTTATATTTAGTTATGTGCTTGGAATATCAGCTGCGGACAACCGGGATTATTGACGGATTCATGACTGTTTCCCGTGTCCTCTTAAAAAGTGATAAAGTGCTGCTGCCGCTGATGCCGGCTTTTTTAGGCTTTTTGCCGTCCTTAGGCGGTGCTATTTTTTCTGCGCCGCTGGTGGAAGCGGCCGGGAAGCCGTACTCGCTTTCACAGGAACGAAAAACAGCCATTAATTATTGGTTCCGGCATTCGTGGGAATGTACCAATCCGATTATACCAGCATTATTGTTGGCAAGTAATATTGCCAATGTGCCGTTGGGAAACCTTATCGCCAATATGCTTTGGGTTACCGGTTTATGGCTGTTCATTGGCTGGTTTTACTACATTTACCCGCTGGAAAGTCGGGTAAGTGCAAATTCAATGGAGAGCCCGCTGGAGCAAGCACATAGTTATCGTTATTTATTGCTGGCAGGTGGTCCGATTATTGCCAATTTAATCATGGTGATTGGCTTTAAGCTGAGTCCGGCAATAGCTATGTTTCTGGTAGTTGCCGCTATGACGGTGGTACTCCGCTTACCTTTGGCGAATATAACCGGTATGCTAAAACATGCTTTTGCCTATAAATTGCTCTGGGGAGTAACCGGTATCTTATTTTTTCAATATGTACTGACAGCGACCGGAATTATCGGCGAAGTGGCAGCGATTCTGCAACAATCCGGTGTGCCTGTAGTGATGGTTATCAGTATCGTCGGTTTTACGGCCGGTTTACTTACCGGTTCCTCACAAGGGGCTGTGGCCATTGCTTTTCCCCTTGTTGCCGCCGTTGCGAGCCAAAACGTTTCTGTAGCTGTCATTGCCTATATTGCCAGTTTTGTTGGACATATGCTCTCGCCGGCCCACTTATGCCTCTTGGTAACCCTGGATTACTTTAAAGCCGATTTTTTGAGATCCCAGCGAAGTATTGTCATGCTGTCTCTTTTCCTGCTGTTGGTTCTGACAATCAAAGCAACTGTTTAA
- a CDS encoding cobalamin B12-binding domain-containing protein — protein sequence MEKLLEQIRSAIWEHDAKKVKALTEQAVAEKIEVTTIVNHGLVEGMNQIGEKFKSGNVFIPEVLISARAMMAGMAVVKPLLLEAGVKEKGLLVIGAVKEDLHDIGKNIVTIMFEGAGYKVVDLGLDVSTEKYISAIDEHKPDFVGLAALLTTTMPHMRDTTKAIKEKYPHIKVIVGGAPITQAFANEIGADIYAGDAAMAVERANVVFEN from the coding sequence ATGGAAAAATTACTGGAACAAATTCGGAGTGCGATATGGGAGCATGATGCAAAAAAAGTAAAAGCACTGACAGAGCAAGCAGTTGCCGAAAAAATTGAGGTAACCACGATTGTTAATCACGGGTTGGTTGAAGGCATGAACCAGATTGGAGAAAAATTTAAAAGCGGTAATGTATTTATCCCGGAAGTTTTGATTTCAGCTCGGGCAATGATGGCAGGCATGGCGGTTGTTAAGCCCTTATTGTTAGAGGCCGGAGTTAAGGAAAAAGGCCTGCTGGTGATTGGCGCTGTGAAGGAAGACCTTCATGATATCGGTAAAAACATCGTCACAATTATGTTCGAAGGTGCGGGCTATAAAGTGGTTGATCTGGGACTTGACGTGTCAACAGAAAAATATATTAGTGCCATAGACGAGCACAAACCAGATTTTGTTGGTCTTGCGGCGCTATTGACAACGACAATGCCGCATATGCGCGATACCACCAAAGCCATTAAGGAAAAATATCCTCATATAAAAGTTATTGTCGGCGGGGCACCGATTACCCAGGCCTTTGCCAATGAAATCGGGGCCGATATTTATGCTGGTGATGCGGCAATGGCTGTCGAGCGAGCCAATGTGGTATTTGAAAACTAA